The Methanosphaera cuniculi genome includes a window with the following:
- the proS gene encoding proline--tRNA ligase: MKKFNEWFHNILEEAEIIDSRYPIKGMSVWLPRGFQIRKNMLNALEDLLNEEHEEVLFPMLIPQSELAKEAIHVKGFEEEVYWVTKGGLRDLNEQLALRPTSETSMYPMFSLWVRSHMDLPIKVYQTVNTFRYETKHTRPLIRVREITTFNETHTVHATPEEAEEEVQKGIEIYKTLFDELGIPYTISKRPEWDKFPGSKYTMAFDMIMPDGKTLQIGTVHNLGTTFAKTFDITYEDENSEHQYAHQVCYGLSDRVIAALIAAHGDEKGLQLPPIVAPEQVIIIPIIFKENQDVVLNFTDKLESILKDAGIRTKQDKRDLRPGKKYYEWENRGVPIRIEVGPRDIENGNIVLNRRDTGDKEFIEYNEDTIVSIIKDTLDDITQKMQEKSTQWQKDKTYHVDKLENVGKTINKKGGIVTFNWCGNTECGKQIEEEFNIDILGTQPAEVEGNCLHCDNKANHKVLVSKTY, from the coding sequence ATGAAAAAATTTAATGAATGGTTTCACAACATACTAGAAGAAGCAGAAATAATAGATTCAAGATACCCAATAAAAGGAATGAGCGTATGGCTACCACGAGGATTTCAAATAAGAAAAAACATGCTAAATGCTCTTGAAGACCTACTAAACGAAGAACATGAAGAAGTACTCTTCCCAATGCTAATACCACAATCAGAACTAGCAAAAGAAGCAATACACGTAAAAGGATTTGAAGAAGAAGTATACTGGGTAACAAAAGGAGGACTACGAGATCTTAACGAACAACTCGCATTAAGACCAACAAGTGAAACATCAATGTATCCAATGTTCTCACTATGGGTACGTTCACACATGGATCTACCAATAAAAGTATATCAAACAGTAAACACATTCAGATACGAAACAAAACACACAAGACCACTAATACGAGTACGAGAAATAACAACATTCAACGAAACACACACAGTACATGCAACCCCTGAAGAAGCAGAAGAAGAAGTACAAAAAGGAATTGAAATATACAAAACACTATTTGATGAATTAGGAATACCATACACAATAAGCAAAAGACCAGAATGGGACAAATTCCCAGGAAGTAAATACACAATGGCATTTGACATGATAATGCCAGATGGAAAAACACTACAAATTGGAACCGTACACAACCTTGGAACAACATTTGCAAAAACATTTGACATAACATATGAAGATGAAAACTCAGAACATCAATATGCACACCAAGTATGTTACGGACTATCAGACCGTGTAATAGCAGCACTAATTGCAGCACACGGAGATGAAAAAGGATTACAACTACCACCAATTGTAGCACCAGAACAAGTAATAATCATACCAATTATCTTCAAAGAAAATCAAGATGTAGTATTAAACTTCACAGACAAACTCGAATCAATACTAAAAGATGCAGGAATACGCACAAAACAAGATAAACGAGACCTAAGACCAGGTAAAAAATACTATGAATGGGAAAATCGTGGAGTACCAATAAGAATAGAAGTAGGACCAAGAGACATAGAAAATGGAAACATAGTACTAAACCGTCGTGACACAGGAGATAAAGAATTCATAGAATATAACGAAGATACAATTGTAAGTATAATCAAAGACACACTTGATGACATAACACAAAAAATGCAAGAAAAATCCACACAATGGCAAAAAGATAAAACATACCATGTTGATAAACTTGAAAATGTAGGAAAAACCATAAATAAAAAAGGTGGAATTGTAACATTCAACTGGTGTGGAAATACAGAATGTGGAAAACAAATAGAAGAAGAATTCAACATAGACATACTAGGAACACAACCAGCAGAAGTAGAAGGAAACTGTCTACACTGTGATAACAAAGCAAATCATAAAGTATTAGTCTCAAAAACATACTAA
- a CDS encoding histone family protein, with protein MTEIPKAPVTRIAKAAGAERISKDAEEKLVEAVEAYANKLSEAAIDLAKHADRKTIQPEDIELALKHFY; from the coding sequence ATGACAGAAATACCAAAAGCACCAGTAACAAGAATTGCAAAAGCTGCAGGTGCAGAAAGAATTAGTAAAGACGCAGAAGAAAAATTAGTTGAAGCTGTAGAAGCTTACGCAAACAAATTATCAGAAGCTGCAATTGACCTTGCAAAACACGCAGATCGTAAAACAATTCAGCCTGAAGATATCGAACTTGCATTAAAACACTTCTACTAA
- a CDS encoding LL-diaminopimelate aminotransferase: MVATVNENFDLIQNNYLFVEIARRVDEFQKQNPDVDLIKMGIGDVTRPLSKTVVKAFKDAVDEMGNADTFRGYGPEQGYDFLIEKIIENDYEPLGVELKNSEVFISDGAKCDTGNFQELFSQDNIIAVTDPVYPVYVDSNVMAGRSGKPQEDGFYENIVYLPATAENDFIPELPKEDVDIIYLCYPNNPTGTTLTYDQLKQWVDYAKENDALILFDAAYEAFIKSDDVPHSIYEIEGAKDVAIEFKSYSKVAGFTGTRCAYCVVPEEVTIKNSKGEDVQLTPLWNRRQSTKFNGVSYPVQKAAEAIYTPEGKKEIQEDLDYYVKNAQLIRQSLEDLGLDVYGGVDSPYIWVKTPNGIDSWEFFDILLNDANVVSTPGAGFGPSGEGYIRLTAFNTYEKTKEAMERIAQLEF; the protein is encoded by the coding sequence ATGGTAGCAACAGTAAATGAAAATTTTGACCTAATACAAAATAACTATCTATTTGTAGAAATAGCAAGACGAGTAGATGAATTCCAAAAACAAAACCCAGATGTAGATCTTATAAAAATGGGAATTGGAGATGTAACCCGTCCACTAAGTAAAACAGTAGTAAAAGCATTTAAAGATGCAGTAGATGAAATGGGAAATGCAGATACATTCAGAGGATATGGACCTGAACAAGGATATGACTTCTTAATTGAAAAAATAATAGAAAATGATTATGAACCACTAGGAGTTGAACTTAAAAATTCAGAAGTATTCATAAGTGATGGAGCAAAATGTGATACAGGAAACTTCCAAGAACTATTTTCACAAGATAACATAATAGCAGTAACAGATCCTGTATATCCTGTATATGTAGATAGTAATGTAATGGCAGGAAGAAGTGGAAAACCACAAGAAGATGGATTCTATGAAAACATAGTATACTTACCTGCAACAGCAGAAAATGATTTTATCCCAGAACTTCCAAAAGAAGATGTAGATATCATATACTTATGTTACCCAAACAACCCAACAGGAACAACACTAACATATGATCAACTAAAACAATGGGTAGACTATGCAAAAGAAAACGATGCACTAATACTCTTTGATGCAGCATATGAAGCATTCATAAAATCAGATGATGTACCACATAGTATCTATGAAATTGAAGGTGCAAAAGATGTAGCTATAGAATTTAAAAGTTACTCAAAAGTAGCAGGATTTACAGGAACAAGATGTGCATACTGTGTAGTACCAGAGGAAGTAACAATAAAAAATAGTAAAGGTGAAGATGTACAACTAACACCACTATGGAACAGACGTCAATCAACCAAATTTAATGGAGTATCATACCCTGTACAAAAAGCAGCAGAAGCAATATACACACCAGAAGGTAAAAAAGAAATACAAGAAGATCTTGATTACTACGTTAAAAATGCACAACTTATACGTCAAAGTCTTGAAGATCTAGGACTTGATGTTTATGGTGGAGTAGACTCACCATATATTTGGGTAAAAACACCTAATGGAATAGATTCTTGGGAATTTTTCGATATTCTTCTTAATGATGCAAATGTTGTAAGTACACCAGGTGCAGGATTTGGTCCAAGTGGAGAAGGTTATATTAGACTTACTGCCTTTAACACATATGAAAAAACAAAAGAAGCAATGGAAAGAATTGCACAACTTGAATTTTAG
- a CDS encoding heavy metal-binding domain-containing protein — MMITTTENIPGRNYKVIGIVRGNCVQSKNVLKDMTQAFKSIVGGELKEYTKMVDEARTMATERMVEEAQIQNADAIVMVRYGSGAITPEASEIIAYGTAVKFID, encoded by the coding sequence ATGATGATTACAACAACAGAAAATATACCAGGAAGAAATTATAAAGTAATAGGAATAGTACGAGGAAACTGTGTACAATCAAAAAATGTACTAAAAGATATGACACAAGCATTCAAATCAATCGTTGGAGGAGAACTTAAAGAATATACAAAAATGGTAGATGAAGCACGTACAATGGCAACAGAACGTATGGTTGAAGAAGCTCAAATACAAAATGCAGATGCAATAGTAATGGTAAGATATGGAAGTGGGGCAATAACACCAGAGGCATCAGAAATCATAGCTTATGGAACAGCAGTAAAATTCATAGACTAA
- a CDS encoding sodium-dependent transporter translates to MTKASEKVVHESKWDSSFAFLMAMIGAAVGLGNIWRFSYVVYSNGGGAFFIPYFTAIFLMGIPFLIMEYGLGYKFKDSLSNILRKVKPQFEVVGWFAAFLVFLVLTYYVVIMGWDLIYLILSFFKGWGSDPNMYFNNNIVVGGNDLSNLFTLVMPVTFVTIIIWAVLWFISHKNLNDGVSRVVKVLIPLLFVVMAIIVVYALTLPGHMIGLTSLFNPDWSALLNVDIWLAAFGQIVFSLSMGQAIAVTYASYLPNKTKLTDNVLIVAASNSGFEIFTSLGVFSILGFMTFSTAIPVNELATSGSGLLFIVFPEIFNTMGSVSYIIGPLFFLCVLFAGVTSALAFIEPMSNSISMKFGWSRKKTVSVLCIIGLLISLIYTTGSGNYILTVADEYINQFGILLGVVLQAIIFGWYYGLEKLLPVLNNNTSIKVGKKWIFVLKVVLPILLSIMWIIGIVDLFMSESTTTLMIEFIITVIFIAVPVILSYLPQKVVVDENYHN, encoded by the coding sequence TTGACAAAAGCATCTGAAAAAGTTGTCCATGAAAGTAAATGGGATAGTTCATTTGCATTTCTCATGGCAATGATCGGAGCTGCTGTTGGACTTGGAAACATTTGGCGTTTTAGTTATGTTGTATATTCAAATGGTGGAGGAGCATTCTTCATACCATATTTTACTGCAATATTTCTTATGGGTATTCCATTTCTTATAATGGAATATGGTCTTGGATATAAGTTTAAAGACTCACTTTCTAATATTCTTAGGAAAGTTAAGCCACAATTTGAAGTTGTAGGATGGTTTGCAGCATTTCTTGTATTTCTAGTTTTAACATACTATGTTGTTATTATGGGATGGGATTTAATATATCTGATTTTAAGTTTCTTTAAAGGTTGGGGTAGTGATCCTAACATGTATTTTAATAACAATATTGTTGTTGGAGGAAATGATTTATCAAATCTTTTCACACTAGTTATGCCAGTTACTTTTGTAACAATAATAATATGGGCGGTATTATGGTTTATTTCACATAAAAACCTAAATGATGGAGTTTCACGTGTTGTAAAAGTTCTTATACCACTATTATTTGTTGTAATGGCAATAATTGTAGTATATGCACTTACCTTACCAGGACATATGATTGGATTAACATCACTTTTTAATCCTGACTGGTCAGCACTTTTAAATGTTGATATCTGGCTTGCAGCATTTGGACAAATTGTTTTCTCATTATCAATGGGACAAGCAATAGCTGTAACATATGCAAGTTATCTGCCTAATAAGACAAAACTTACAGATAATGTACTTATTGTAGCTGCATCAAATTCAGGATTTGAAATATTTACATCACTTGGTGTATTTAGTATTCTTGGATTTATGACATTTTCAACTGCAATTCCAGTAAATGAACTTGCAACATCAGGATCAGGACTTTTATTTATAGTATTTCCAGAGATATTTAATACAATGGGTAGTGTATCATATATTATAGGACCACTGTTCTTTTTATGTGTGCTATTTGCTGGTGTTACATCAGCACTTGCATTTATTGAACCTATGAGCAATTCAATAAGTATGAAGTTTGGATGGAGTCGTAAAAAGACAGTATCAGTATTATGTATTATAGGATTACTTATATCACTCATATATACTACTGGATCTGGAAATTATATATTAACAGTTGCTGATGAATACATCAATCAGTTTGGTATATTACTTGGAGTTGTTCTTCAAGCTATAATATTTGGATGGTATTATGGACTTGAAAAACTATTACCAGTTCTTAATAATAATACATCTATTAAAGTGGGAAAAAAATGGATATTTGTACTTAAAGTAGTACTACCAATTTTATTATCTATAATGTGGATTATTGGTATTGTTGATTTATTCATGTCAGAATCAACTACAACACTAATGATAGAGTTTATTATAACAGTAATATTCATAGCAGTTCCTGTGATACTTTCATATCTACCACAAAAAGTAGTTGTAGATGAAAATTATCATAACTAA
- a CDS encoding glutamate--tRNA ligase, producing the protein MDIEETIYKYALTNAIEHSNQCQTGSVIGMVMSKNPEMRKDPKTVSQIAGQMTAKVNKMTPEEQQSELEKYGGAEEHKRTPEKPKGLPDLENVNEKKGVVLRFAPNPSGPLHIGHARAAILNKLYQEKYDGKLILRIEDTDPKRVEPDAYDAIVEDINWLGINPDEIHKQSDRMQIYYDYAKKAIEIGAAYMCTCDGATFKELKDNCQACPCRDNTVEENLKLWDEFENMKEGEAVLRIKTDINHKNPAIRDWVAMRIVDQAHPRMGNEYRIYPMMNFSVTVDDHLMGLTHVLRGKDHLANSEKQAYLYDHFGWDIPEFIHYGRLKMDDVELSTSKARAGIEDGTYTGWDDPRLGTIRAIARRGIDKEALYALIEEIGTKQADATVSWKKVYGLNRNIIEEEANRYFFIPNPVMVDVEDIPDEFKTYILERELHYNEPDRGMRHLKFDQKAYIPQDDYDKALKSQKPLRLMDLINIDITEDEKAIYNSNTLEDAQKQKASIIQWVPTQDAIKATIIMPDNTKVDGYIENDAKDLKVDDIVQLERFGFARVDNLDDDTITFYYTHN; encoded by the coding sequence ATGGATATTGAAGAAACTATTTATAAATATGCACTAACAAATGCAATAGAACATTCCAATCAATGTCAGACAGGTTCTGTAATTGGAATGGTAATGTCAAAAAATCCTGAAATGAGAAAAGATCCAAAAACTGTATCACAAATAGCAGGACAAATGACAGCAAAAGTAAATAAAATGACTCCAGAAGAACAACAAAGTGAACTTGAAAAATATGGTGGAGCTGAAGAACATAAAAGAACACCTGAAAAACCAAAAGGTCTTCCTGATCTTGAAAATGTAAATGAAAAAAAAGGTGTAGTACTAAGATTTGCACCAAACCCATCAGGACCATTACATATTGGTCATGCAAGAGCAGCAATACTAAATAAGTTATACCAAGAAAAATATGATGGAAAACTCATACTAAGAATAGAAGACACAGACCCAAAACGTGTAGAACCTGATGCATATGATGCTATAGTTGAAGATATTAACTGGCTTGGAATAAATCCTGATGAAATACACAAACAATCAGATCGTATGCAAATCTATTATGATTATGCTAAAAAAGCAATAGAAATAGGAGCTGCATACATGTGTACATGTGATGGAGCAACATTTAAAGAACTTAAAGATAACTGCCAAGCATGTCCATGTCGTGATAATACAGTAGAAGAAAATCTCAAATTATGGGATGAGTTTGAAAACATGAAAGAAGGTGAAGCTGTATTACGTATTAAAACAGATATTAACCATAAAAATCCTGCAATACGTGACTGGGTAGCTATGAGAATTGTAGATCAAGCACATCCACGTATGGGAAATGAATATAGAATATATCCTATGATGAACTTCTCAGTAACTGTAGATGATCATCTTATGGGATTAACACATGTACTGCGTGGAAAAGATCATCTTGCAAATAGTGAAAAACAAGCATACTTATATGATCATTTTGGATGGGATATTCCTGAATTTATCCATTATGGACGTCTTAAGATGGATGATGTTGAACTTAGTACATCAAAAGCACGAGCAGGTATAGAAGATGGTACATACACAGGATGGGATGATCCACGCCTTGGAACTATTCGTGCAATAGCAAGACGAGGAATTGACAAAGAAGCACTATATGCATTAATTGAAGAAATTGGAACTAAACAAGCAGATGCAACAGTAAGCTGGAAGAAAGTATATGGATTAAATCGTAACATTATAGAAGAGGAAGCTAACCGTTATTTCTTCATACCAAATCCTGTAATGGTAGATGTGGAAGATATTCCTGATGAATTTAAAACCTATATACTAGAGCGTGAATTACATTACAATGAACCAGATCGTGGAATGAGACATCTTAAATTTGATCAAAAAGCATACATACCACAAGATGATTATGATAAAGCATTAAAATCACAAAAACCACTAAGACTAATGGATCTTATAAACATTGACATAACAGAAGATGAAAAAGCTATATATAATTCTAACACACTTGAAGATGCTCAAAAACAGAAAGCTTCAATCATCCAATGGGTACCAACACAAGATGCAATAAAAGCAACAATAATTATGCCAGATAATACAAAAGTAGATGGATACATTGAAAATGATGCAAAAGATCTTAAAGTTGATGATATAGTACAACTTGAAAGATTTGGATTTGCACGTGTTGATAACTTAGATGATGATACAATAACATTTTACTACACACACAACTAG